A portion of the Mycobacterium paraseoulense genome contains these proteins:
- a CDS encoding phosphotransferase family protein — translation MSERGLGEGPLEDVSAVTGGTQNVMLRFTRAGRPYVLRRGPRHLRPRSNNVILRETKVLAALAGSDVPHPRLIAACEDPAVLGDAVFYLMDPVDGFNAGEGLPPLHAGDAGVRHGMGLSMADALAKLGAVDHVAVGLADFGKPEGFLERQVPRWLSELDSYSEYDGYPGPQIPGIEEVSGWLERHRPATWTPGIMHGDYHAANVMFSRTGPDVVAIVDWEMCTIGDPLLDLGWLLATWRQPDGSSVFSHALGGQDGLASTDELFGSYAANTTRDLSHITWYTVLACFKLGIVIEGTLARACAGKAEKEVGDQLHAATVHLFERALGLIESAP, via the coding sequence ATGTCCGAGCGTGGACTCGGCGAGGGCCCGCTGGAGGACGTCTCCGCCGTCACCGGCGGAACCCAGAACGTCATGCTCCGGTTCACCAGGGCCGGCCGGCCCTACGTGTTGCGACGCGGACCGCGGCACCTGCGTCCGCGGAGCAACAACGTCATCCTGCGGGAAACGAAAGTCCTTGCCGCGCTGGCCGGCTCCGACGTGCCCCACCCCCGCCTGATCGCCGCCTGCGAGGACCCCGCCGTGCTGGGTGACGCCGTCTTCTACCTGATGGACCCGGTAGACGGGTTCAACGCCGGGGAGGGGCTGCCGCCGTTGCATGCGGGCGATGCCGGCGTGCGGCACGGCATGGGTCTGTCGATGGCCGATGCGCTGGCCAAGCTGGGCGCCGTGGACCACGTCGCGGTGGGCCTCGCCGATTTCGGGAAGCCGGAGGGCTTCCTGGAGCGCCAGGTGCCGCGCTGGCTTTCGGAGCTGGACTCCTACAGCGAGTACGACGGCTACCCAGGGCCGCAGATCCCGGGCATCGAGGAAGTGTCGGGCTGGCTGGAACGCCACCGGCCTGCGACGTGGACGCCCGGGATCATGCACGGCGACTACCACGCCGCCAACGTGATGTTCTCGCGGACGGGTCCGGACGTGGTGGCCATCGTCGACTGGGAGATGTGCACGATCGGCGACCCGCTGCTGGACCTGGGCTGGCTGCTGGCCACCTGGCGCCAGCCCGACGGATCCAGCGTGTTCAGCCACGCCTTGGGCGGACAGGACGGGCTGGCCAGCACCGACGAGTTGTTCGGGAGCTACGCGGCCAACACCACCCGCGATTTGTCGCACATCACCTGGTACACCGTGCTGGCCTGCTTCAAGCTGGGGATCGTGATCGAGGGGACGCTCGCGCGGGCCTGTGCGGGCAAGGCCGAGAAAGAAGTCGGCGACCAGTTGCACGCCGCCACGGTGCACCTGTTCGAGCGTGCGTTGGGTCTCATCGAGAGCGCACCCTGA
- a CDS encoding class I SAM-dependent methyltransferase gives MPRTDNDSWDITQSVGATALGVAAARAAETESENPLITDPFARVFVDAAGEGMWSIYADPELLAKAVELEPDVGTRIQLMIDFMATRTAFFDEFFLGAADSGVRQVVILAAGLDARTWRLPWPDGTVVYELDQPKVLDFKSNTLREHGAQPKAGLVNVPIDLRQDWPKALQEAGFEPSRPAAWSAEGLVRYLPAQAQDLLFERIHSLSADGSRLASNVPGAGFTDPELVERQREDMRRMRAAAAKLVDSEVTDFDDLWYPEERTPVDGWLRERGWDVATATFAELMARYGRSVPPDAEAVMPPTLYVSAQRRG, from the coding sequence ATGCCGCGTACCGACAACGATTCCTGGGATATCACGCAAAGCGTGGGAGCCACCGCCCTCGGTGTCGCGGCGGCGCGGGCCGCCGAGACCGAGAGCGAGAACCCGCTCATCACCGACCCGTTCGCGCGCGTATTCGTCGACGCCGCCGGCGAAGGCATGTGGAGCATCTACGCCGATCCCGAGCTGCTGGCCAAGGCGGTGGAGCTCGAGCCCGACGTGGGCACGCGCATTCAACTGATGATCGACTTCATGGCCACACGGACAGCGTTTTTCGACGAGTTCTTCCTGGGCGCGGCCGACTCCGGCGTTCGGCAGGTGGTGATCCTGGCCGCCGGTCTGGACGCGCGCACCTGGCGGCTGCCGTGGCCCGACGGCACGGTCGTCTACGAGCTGGACCAGCCCAAGGTCCTCGACTTCAAATCCAACACGCTGCGCGAGCACGGCGCGCAGCCGAAGGCGGGTCTGGTGAACGTGCCGATCGACCTGCGGCAGGATTGGCCGAAGGCCTTGCAGGAAGCCGGATTTGAACCGTCCCGGCCCGCCGCCTGGTCGGCCGAGGGCCTGGTCCGTTACCTGCCGGCGCAAGCCCAGGACCTTTTGTTCGAGCGCATTCATTCGCTCAGTGCCGACGGCAGCCGGCTGGCTTCCAACGTGCCGGGGGCGGGCTTCACCGATCCCGAGCTCGTCGAGCGCCAGCGCGAGGACATGCGGCGCATGCGGGCCGCGGCCGCCAAGCTCGTCGACTCCGAGGTCACCGATTTCGACGACCTCTGGTACCCCGAAGAGCGCACCCCCGTCGACGGGTGGCTGCGGGAGCGCGGCTGGGACGTCGCGACGGCGACGTTCGCCGAGTTGATGGCGCGTTACGGCCGCAGCGTTCCGCCCGACGCCGAG
- a CDS encoding TrkA C-terminal domain-containing protein, with protein MYAIASLLAVLAVSLLVTRVATVVLAASGMSGESARFQARSAFTGAGFTTTESEVVVAHPLRRRVVMLLMLVGNVGFVAAASSLILGFRGGATGTSWMRVIVLAAGLILLVFLSRSPRANRWLTALIGRALRRWTDMEGRDSGVLADLGDGYVVSELAIAENDWVAGRTLEKLRLPDEGMLVLGINRGDGHYVAHPAPDSQLVCGDVLVLYGHADAIADLDHRDGDASHARAVQRHAARGAARG; from the coding sequence GTGTACGCCATCGCCTCGCTGCTAGCCGTGCTGGCGGTCTCGCTGCTTGTCACCAGGGTCGCGACCGTGGTGCTCGCTGCCTCGGGGATGTCCGGGGAGTCAGCGCGGTTCCAGGCCAGGTCGGCGTTCACCGGCGCCGGATTCACCACCACAGAGTCCGAGGTCGTGGTGGCGCATCCGCTGCGCCGCCGGGTGGTGATGCTACTGATGCTTGTCGGCAACGTCGGCTTCGTCGCGGCCGCGAGTTCGCTGATCCTCGGCTTTCGAGGCGGCGCAACGGGGACTTCATGGATGAGGGTCATTGTTCTGGCCGCGGGACTGATCCTGCTGGTATTCCTCTCCCGGAGTCCGCGGGCAAACCGCTGGTTGACCGCGCTGATCGGCCGGGCGCTGCGCCGCTGGACCGACATGGAGGGCCGGGACTCCGGCGTGCTCGCAGACCTCGGGGACGGGTACGTGGTCAGCGAGTTGGCGATCGCGGAGAACGACTGGGTGGCCGGACGCACGCTCGAGAAGCTCCGGTTGCCGGACGAGGGCATGCTGGTGCTCGGAATCAACCGGGGTGACGGCCACTACGTAGCGCATCCGGCCCCAGACAGCCAGCTTGTGTGCGGCGACGTGCTGGTGCTCTATGGCCACGCCGACGCGATCGCCGACCTCGATCACCGCGACGGCGACGCCTCCCATGCCCGGGCGGTGCAGCGGCACGCGGCACGCGGCGCCGCCCGCGGCTGA